The Kribbella sp. HUAS MG21 genome includes the window CTACGCCTGGCCGAACGGGGTACAGCACACCAGTTCAGGCTATTCTGCGGGTGTGCGGATGCGTATCGGGTACTAGATGAGCTCCGCTGACTGGACTCTCGCCGCGTCCGACCTGTCGACCAGGTCGGGCGCTACCCCTCGTCTGCGGATGGTCGTGAAATCGTCCGGCGCCCTGGCTTTCGCCCCGCGCTCCGTCGAACTCGCTCTCGACGGCTCAACGGCCGTGGTCCGACAACTCAACGGCGACCTGATCTGGTTGGAGACGGCAGAGTACTGCGCGTTCCCTGACGGTGATCAGATCCGCACTTCTCGGTACGACACCGACAGCGTTCCGGTACCGCGAAATACCGGCAGCGAGGCGCGAGCCCTCTCGAGCCTGAACGCCTGCCTCTCTTGGGCTGACGCGCAACTTGCCTCAGGCAACCTGCCACGAAAGTCACGCCACCTCGGCCGGAAGACTCTGACGTCGACCGCGGTCGCCGGCACCGGTCATGAATTCTTCATCAACTGTGACATCGAGACAGGCATTGCTTTGAAAGCCACCGGCCAGCTTTTACGTGGCCCGTTCACAGTGGAAGTCGAAAAGCTTGAGCTCGGCGACTTTCCCCGAGGCATGCTCGAGCCGATCCACCTCCGAGACTCCCGCCTCGAGGCCCCGTAAATTCCAGACGGGCTGCCGTACGGCCAGCCGTTGGCGGCTCGAGAATCAGGAACGGCTCAACGGGCTTCCTGCCATTCGACCGCACTCGGCTGCTCGCCGCCGCTGGTGAGGAATTCCCTGACCGCGACGCGAATCTCATCAAGGGACAACAGCGAATCCCGTGGGAACTCCCGATCGCTCCCCATGTAGTAGTACAGAACTGTGTCTGCGTCGTGGCCGCTTCCCTTGGTGATGTAAGCGCCGGTATCGCCCATGTATCGCAGCGCACCCTTTGCCTTGTCTTGGTAGTCGACGGCAACAAGCAGTTCGTGATCGGGAGCGCCGGCTTGGTTGAGACGGTCATCGACGTATATGGCTGCTACTGAGTTTTCCCACGACTCCGCCACCAAGGGCATGAATCAAGCGGTCGACGTC containing:
- a CDS encoding Imm1 family immunity protein; the encoded protein is MPLVAESWENSVAAIYVDDRLNQAGAPDHELLVAVDYQDKAKGALRYMGDTGAYITKGSGHDADTVLYYYMGSDREFPRDSLLSLDEIRVAVREFLTSGGEQPSAVEWQEAR